DNA sequence from the Anaerobranca gottschalkii DSM 13577 genome:
TTTATAGTTAATATAATAAATTTATATAATAAAAAGATATATTAAGGGGGAGAGGAAAATGAATAAATATTTTAAGGTTTTAAGTTATATTATACTGACTATTGCTATAATACTCATGGCTTATAAATTTATGGTCCCTGCTAATTTTGGAGAAGAAACAGTATCATTAAGATTGCAAACAGCGGTTTATAATGGTGATTTAAAAGAAGTAGAAAAAATATTAGATAAATATTATATTGATTTAAATGATGAAGAATTATTTTTCGGTCACTTGCCTCTTTTTATTGCAGTTGAAAAAGGGAATAAACAGATGGTTAGCTTTTTAGTTGAAAGGGGTGCCGATGTTAATAAAGAAATTTTTGGAAGAATATATAGTAATGCTATGATAGTTGCTATAGATCAAGAAGATATTGAAATGATTGAGCTACTGGTAAGCTTAGGTTATGATATCAAATCAAAAAATCATAGAGGAGAAAATCCTTTAATATTTGCCTTAAAAAGGGAAAAGTCACTTGAAATAATTGAAAAACTGGTAGAATTAGGTGTAGAGTTAGATGACACCGATGATTTAGACAAAAACCCCTTACACTGGGCTGCCCTTTCCGGTTCTCAAGATATTTATGACTATTTATTGACATTTCAATTAGATGAGTGGGAAAAAACTGATCAAGGGGAGACAATGA
Encoded proteins:
- a CDS encoding ankyrin repeat domain-containing protein, with amino-acid sequence MNKYFKVLSYIILTIAIILMAYKFMVPANFGEETVSLRLQTAVYNGDLKEVEKILDKYYIDLNDEELFFGHLPLFIAVEKGNKQMVSFLVERGADVNKEIFGRIYSNAMIVAIDQEDIEMIELLVSLGYDIKSKNHRGENPLIFALKREKSLEIIEKLVELGVELDDTDDLDKNPLHWAALSGSQDIYDYLLTFQLDEWEKTDQGETMIHLATKSGNLQFLKYIISRGFDVYAKNNLGQNILFYVSNYDVLNYLYTNYDLNLEVVDNRGFTPLFNMLVIENETSRREIVDFYLEKGIDVNYQNNSGISYLHQVVFMRDYYLVKRLLEKGIEVNKKDDFGRTPLHIAVETFDETVTLDIVKALLETGADKSIRDIDGNTPLDIAMKWNNRAVIELLR